From one Pseudomonas fluorescens genomic stretch:
- a CDS encoding TonB-dependent siderophore receptor, which produces MQPRFPRALLPQLIGRHLLAATLALPLLPVAMVQAAETDSASSGQVFAIEAGSLSRVLGSFAAAAGVNLSYDAQLTASQHSPGLQGRFGVLEGLSRILAGSGLQAYRQADGSYSLRPLPASNGALELGATTIGASTLNTSAETTDSLTVRQVSFAKGEHSLRETPQSVTVITRKMMDEQNLNTLEQVMEKTPGITVHDSPMGGKYFYSRGFMLAGQYQYDGVPLDLGGNYVQANSFASDMAYYDRVEVLRGAAGMLKGSGSSAGGVNFIRKRGQEKAATSVSLSAGSWDNYRAQLDTGGPLNESGSLRGRLVVTGQDRQYFYDMGKRDDQVVYGALDYDFNDATTLGIGAAYEKLNATPCWQGLPRYSEGSDLKLSRATCLGATWNSWESQRVNLFADLTHHFNDQWLLKVAAMHSHNTQDIQYAMTLGSVPVGSTAANNQVYSGLFDYDQHDYGMDAYLDGKFTAWGLEHELIVGANASRAKGRDTYALINMTQLLGVTMDPFAPNRDIPKPPDSLYQTASYRGGPLPVESDTRQIGTYATLRLKLAEPLTLVLGSRVSWYRSKRDSYTQAWDYWQHDRSQENGQVTPFAALIYDLDDTWSVYGSYADIFQPQGTYTDTEGSPLQPKTGANYELGIKGEWLDGGLNAAFNLFRTIEAHRAEADYDSVCAGSSDGYCYSDKGKVRAQGFEAELSGELAERLQVLAGYTYTELEYLKTNSTSQDATFTASYVPRHLLRVWADYQLDGPLQRWSLGGGVNAQSDNHYQDRAAKTVQPGYAIWNARVGYQLDDNWSIAVNGNNLFDKHYYSSVGALAWGNFYGEPRHFMVTLKGDF; this is translated from the coding sequence TGACGCACAACTGACCGCCAGCCAGCATAGCCCTGGCCTGCAGGGCCGCTTCGGGGTACTCGAAGGCTTGAGCCGGATCCTCGCCGGCAGCGGCCTGCAGGCTTACCGCCAGGCCGACGGCAGCTACTCGCTGCGCCCGCTGCCGGCCAGCAACGGTGCGCTGGAACTGGGTGCAACCACCATCGGCGCCAGCACCTTGAACACCAGCGCAGAAACCACCGACAGCCTCACCGTGCGCCAGGTCAGCTTCGCCAAGGGTGAGCATTCGCTGCGCGAAACACCGCAGTCGGTGACGGTGATCACTCGCAAGATGATGGATGAGCAGAACCTCAACACCCTCGAACAGGTGATGGAGAAAACCCCGGGGATCACCGTGCATGACTCGCCCATGGGCGGCAAATACTTCTACTCGCGCGGTTTCATGCTCGCCGGCCAGTACCAGTACGACGGCGTGCCGCTGGACCTGGGTGGCAACTACGTACAGGCCAACAGCTTTGCCAGCGACATGGCCTACTACGACCGCGTCGAAGTGCTGCGCGGCGCCGCCGGCATGCTCAAGGGCTCGGGCAGTTCCGCCGGTGGCGTCAACTTCATCCGCAAGCGCGGGCAGGAAAAGGCCGCGACCAGCGTCAGCCTTTCGGCGGGCTCCTGGGACAACTACCGTGCCCAGCTCGACACCGGCGGCCCGCTCAACGAGTCCGGCAGCCTGCGCGGCCGGCTGGTGGTTACCGGGCAGGATCGCCAGTACTTCTATGACATGGGCAAGCGCGACGACCAGGTGGTCTACGGCGCGCTCGACTACGACTTCAACGACGCCACCACCCTCGGCATCGGCGCCGCCTACGAGAAGCTCAATGCCACCCCTTGCTGGCAGGGCCTGCCGCGCTACAGCGAGGGTTCGGACCTGAAGCTGTCGCGCGCAACCTGCCTGGGCGCGACCTGGAACAGTTGGGAAAGCCAGCGCGTGAACCTGTTCGCCGACCTCACCCACCACTTCAACGACCAGTGGCTGCTGAAAGTCGCCGCCATGCACAGCCACAACACCCAGGACATCCAGTACGCCATGACCCTGGGCAGCGTGCCGGTCGGCAGCACCGCGGCCAACAACCAGGTGTATTCCGGCCTGTTCGACTACGACCAGCACGACTACGGCATGGACGCCTACCTGGACGGCAAATTCACCGCCTGGGGCCTGGAGCACGAGCTGATCGTCGGCGCCAACGCCAGTCGCGCCAAGGGCCGCGACACCTATGCGCTGATCAACATGACGCAGTTGCTCGGCGTGACCATGGACCCCTTCGCGCCCAACCGCGACATTCCCAAGCCGCCCGACAGCCTGTACCAGACCGCTTCCTACCGTGGCGGCCCGCTGCCGGTGGAAAGCGACACCCGGCAGATCGGCACCTACGCCACCTTGCGCCTGAAACTGGCCGAGCCGCTGACCCTGGTGCTTGGCAGCCGAGTCAGCTGGTACCGCAGCAAGCGTGATTCCTACACCCAGGCCTGGGACTACTGGCAGCATGATCGCAGCCAGGAAAACGGCCAGGTGACGCCGTTTGCCGCGCTGATCTACGACCTGGACGACACCTGGTCGGTGTACGGCAGCTACGCTGACATCTTCCAGCCCCAGGGCACCTATACCGATACCGAGGGCAGCCCGCTGCAACCCAAGACCGGCGCCAACTATGAGCTGGGGATCAAGGGCGAATGGCTCGATGGCGGCCTGAACGCAGCGTTCAACCTGTTCCGCACCATCGAGGCGCACCGCGCCGAAGCCGACTATGACTCGGTCTGTGCCGGCTCCTCCGACGGATACTGCTACAGCGACAAGGGCAAGGTTCGCGCCCAGGGTTTCGAAGCCGAACTCAGCGGCGAGCTGGCCGAGCGCCTGCAGGTACTGGCCGGCTACACCTATACCGAGCTTGAATACCTCAAGACCAACAGCACCAGCCAGGACGCGACCTTCACTGCCAGCTACGTGCCGCGTCACCTGCTGCGGGTCTGGGCCGACTACCAGCTGGATGGCCCGCTGCAGCGCTGGAGCCTGGGCGGTGGGGTCAATGCGCAAAGCGACAACCACTACCAGGACCGCGCGGCGAAAACCGTACAGCCCGGCTACGCGATCTGGAACGCGCGCGTGGGCTACCAGCTGGACGACAACTGGAGCATTGCCGTCAACGGCAACAACCTGTTCGACAAGCACTACTACTCCAGTGTCGGCGCCCTGGCCTGGGGTAACTTCTACGGTGAGCCGCGTCATTTCATGGTGACCCTCAAAGGCGATTTCTGA
- a CDS encoding MFS transporter, whose amino-acid sequence MPTATDPAVLASPERSTFDLRPLLAANMACTMAMMAFVSLIGPIARTLGLATWQAGTAVTVAGVIWMLLARPWGRASDRLGRRKVLLLGTAGFTAAYWALCLFIDTALHLLPSAALAFAGLVLGRGLIGAFYAALPVGGAALIADNIEPQHRARAMASLGAANAFGLVIGPALAAVLARFSLSLPFYVMAVLPMLAFLVLLLKLKRQELHLKQPPRPVRLADPRLRRPLLVAFVAMLSVSVAQITVGFFALDRLGMSTADAAQTAGVALTMVGVALILSQVLVRKLEWPPLRMIRVGASIAAVGFAASALATSAVGLWACFFFSACGMGWVFPAFSALAANAMDACEQGATAGSIGAVQGLGVVIGPLAGTLIYAVDPRLPYLIVAALLLLVGLWPQPKKSA is encoded by the coding sequence ATGCCCACTGCAACGGATCCTGCCGTGCTCGCCTCCCCCGAGCGCTCTACCTTCGATCTACGTCCGCTCCTGGCGGCCAACATGGCCTGTACCATGGCGATGATGGCCTTCGTCTCGCTGATCGGCCCGATTGCCCGTACGCTCGGCCTGGCCACCTGGCAGGCCGGCACGGCAGTGACGGTGGCCGGGGTGATCTGGATGCTTCTGGCGCGCCCTTGGGGCCGGGCCAGTGATCGCCTGGGCCGGCGCAAGGTGCTGTTGCTCGGCACCGCGGGCTTCACCGCCGCCTACTGGGCCTTGTGCCTGTTCATCGATACCGCCTTGCACCTGCTGCCCAGCGCCGCCCTGGCCTTTGCCGGGCTGGTGCTTGGCCGCGGCCTGATCGGCGCCTTCTACGCTGCCCTGCCGGTCGGCGGTGCGGCACTGATTGCCGACAACATCGAACCGCAACATCGCGCCCGGGCCATGGCTTCGCTGGGGGCGGCCAACGCCTTTGGCCTGGTCATCGGCCCGGCACTGGCGGCGGTGCTGGCACGCTTCAGTTTGAGCCTGCCGTTCTATGTGATGGCGGTGCTGCCGATGCTGGCGTTCCTGGTGCTGCTGCTCAAGCTCAAGCGCCAGGAACTGCACCTCAAGCAGCCACCGCGCCCGGTACGCCTGGCCGACCCGCGCCTGCGCCGGCCGCTGCTGGTGGCGTTCGTGGCGATGCTAAGCGTGTCGGTAGCGCAGATTACCGTTGGCTTCTTCGCCCTCGACCGCCTGGGCATGAGCACCGCCGACGCCGCGCAAACCGCCGGGGTTGCCCTGACCATGGTTGGCGTGGCGCTGATCCTCTCGCAGGTCCTGGTGCGCAAACTTGAGTGGCCACCGCTGCGAATGATCCGCGTCGGCGCCAGCATCGCCGCCGTGGGCTTTGCCGCCAGCGCCCTGGCCACCAGTGCCGTGGGCTTGTGGGCGTGTTTCTTTTTCTCGGCCTGTGGCATGGGCTGGGTGTTCCCGGCGTTCTCAGCGCTGGCGGCCAATGCCATGGACGCCTGCGAACAAGGCGCCACGGCCGGCTCCATTGGCGCCGTGCAAGGCCTGGGGGTGGTTATCGGGCCGCTGGCCGGGACCCTGATCTACGCCGTCGATCCGCGCCTGCCGTACCTGATTGTCGCTGCGCTGCTGTTGCTGGTAGGCCTATGGCCGCAGCCGAAAAAGTCCGCCTAA
- a CDS encoding cupin domain-containing protein, producing the protein MDTGTRLKLVRERNKLSQRELARRSGLTNSTISQIEQNRVSPSVSSLKKLLEGIPMSLAEFFSFDEPIREERFVFRSNEQPDLGNSGLRMLLVGASVEGRQMRMLRELYAPGADSGEPIVHAEGEECGLVTRGTIELRVDGQVSILNSGDGYYFPTTLPHSFKNIGQDEAEIISANTPANF; encoded by the coding sequence ATGGACACGGGGACACGACTCAAACTGGTGCGTGAACGCAACAAACTCTCCCAACGGGAGCTGGCTCGACGCAGTGGCCTGACCAACTCGACGATCTCGCAGATTGAGCAGAATCGCGTCAGCCCTTCGGTCAGTTCCCTGAAAAAGCTGCTTGAAGGCATCCCGATGTCGTTGGCGGAGTTCTTCAGTTTCGACGAGCCGATCCGCGAAGAGCGCTTTGTGTTCCGCTCCAACGAGCAGCCAGACCTGGGCAACAGCGGCCTGCGCATGCTGCTGGTGGGGGCCAGTGTCGAGGGCCGGCAGATGCGCATGTTGCGCGAGCTGTATGCACCGGGTGCCGATTCGGGCGAGCCGATCGTGCATGCCGAGGGCGAAGAGTGCGGCCTGGTGACCCGTGGCACCATCGAGTTGCGGGTGGATGGCCAGGTCAGCATCCTCAACTCCGGTGACGGTTACTACTTCCCCACCACCCTGCCCCATAGTTTCAAGAACATTGGCCAGGATGAGGCCGAAATCATCAGCGCCAACACCCCGGCGAATTTCTGA
- a CDS encoding DASS family sodium-coupled anion symporter, whose translation MNSPANAPVSQTARTRVPIGLLVGIAALIGVLLLPMPADLPVAGHRVLAILAFAVVVWISEAVSYEASAIMITSLMAFLLGTAPTVADPSVIYGSSAAITLALTGFSNSALALVVGALFIAAAMTHTGLDRRIALVTLSSIGVSTRRILLGAVAVTVLLSLVVPSATARSACVVPIMMGVIAAFGVDKRSNIAAGIMIIVAQGTSIWNIGIQTAAAQNLLTVGFMDKMLGARVSWIDWLIAGAPWALIMSVVLIVLVLKMLPPESDAIPGGKAAVSKTLAELGPMTGAQKRLLGVSLLLLLAWATEGKLHHFDTTSTTYAGLVILLLPRLGVMTWKDVQARIPWGTVIVFGVGISLGTTLLTTQAGQWLGAQVVAHTGLDQLGTLGVFSILAAFLILIHLGFASATALTSALLPILIAVLQTLPGDFSRLGMTMALGFVVSYGFILPINAPQNMVCLGTETFTAKQFARVGILVTLIGYGLMLVFAATWWQWLGWM comes from the coding sequence ATGAATTCGCCGGCCAATGCGCCTGTCTCACAAACCGCCAGAACCCGCGTGCCCATTGGCCTGCTGGTGGGTATAGCCGCCCTGATCGGGGTGTTGCTGTTGCCCATGCCTGCCGACTTGCCGGTGGCCGGTCACCGGGTGCTGGCGATCCTGGCGTTCGCCGTGGTGGTCTGGATCAGCGAAGCGGTGTCGTACGAAGCCAGCGCGATCATGATCACTTCGCTGATGGCCTTTCTGCTCGGCACGGCGCCGACGGTAGCCGACCCCTCGGTGATCTACGGTTCCTCGGCGGCCATCACCCTGGCCCTGACCGGTTTTTCCAACAGTGCCCTGGCCCTGGTGGTCGGCGCCTTGTTCATCGCCGCGGCCATGACTCACACCGGGCTGGATCGGCGCATTGCTTTGGTCACGCTATCAAGCATCGGTGTCAGTACCCGGCGCATCCTCCTCGGCGCCGTGGCGGTCACCGTGCTGCTCAGCCTGGTGGTGCCCAGCGCCACGGCGCGCAGTGCCTGCGTGGTGCCGATCATGATGGGCGTGATCGCCGCCTTTGGCGTCGACAAACGCTCGAACATCGCCGCCGGGATCATGATCATCGTCGCCCAGGGCACCAGCATCTGGAACATCGGCATCCAGACCGCCGCGGCGCAGAACCTGCTGACCGTCGGCTTCATGGACAAGATGCTCGGTGCGCGGGTGTCGTGGATCGACTGGCTGATCGCCGGTGCGCCGTGGGCGCTGATCATGTCGGTGGTGCTGATCGTGCTGGTGCTGAAAATGCTGCCGCCCGAGAGCGACGCGATTCCCGGCGGCAAGGCGGCAGTGAGCAAGACCCTGGCGGAACTTGGGCCCATGACCGGCGCGCAGAAACGCCTGCTGGGTGTGTCGCTGCTTTTGCTGTTGGCCTGGGCTACCGAGGGCAAGCTGCATCACTTCGATACCACCTCGACCACCTATGCCGGCTTGGTGATCCTGCTGCTGCCACGGCTTGGGGTGATGACCTGGAAAGATGTGCAGGCGCGCATCCCCTGGGGCACGGTGATTGTCTTCGGGGTCGGCATCAGCCTGGGTACCACCTTGCTCACTACCCAGGCCGGACAATGGCTGGGCGCGCAGGTGGTAGCCCATACCGGGCTGGATCAACTGGGTACCCTGGGGGTGTTCTCGATCCTCGCGGCATTTTTGATTCTGATCCACCTGGGCTTTGCCAGCGCCACCGCGTTGACCTCGGCACTGCTGCCGATCCTGATCGCCGTATTGCAGACCTTGCCGGGTGATTTCAGCCGCCTGGGCATGACCATGGCCCTGGGCTTCGTGGTCAGCTACGGCTTTATCCTGCCGATCAACGCACCGCAGAACATGGTCTGCCTGGGCACCGAGACCTTCACCGCCAAGCAGTTTGCCCGGGTGGGGATTTTGGTGACCTTGATTGGCTATGGGCTGATGCTGGTGTTTGCCGCTACCTGGTGGCAGTGGCTGGGCTGGATGTAG
- a CDS encoding IS3 family transposase (programmed frameshift) — protein MTKQRRTFTPEFKREAASLVLDQGYSHIEAARSLGLVESALRRWVNQLQQERGGVTPTSKALTPEQQKIQELEARINRLEREKTIFKKGHRALDGRGTRAFALIDQLRSEEPVDLLCSVFEVTRSCYYAHCRKRRTPDVERLVLRSRVNELFTQSRSAAGSRSIMFMMREDGIEIGRFKVRKLMSEMKLISKQPGSHAYKKATVERPDIPNVLDRAFSVSAPNEVWCGDITYVWAQGRWHYLAAVIDLFARRVVGWAFSSKPDADLVIKALDMAYEQRGRPQSVLFHSDQGSQYGSRSFRQRLWRYRFTQSMSRRGNCHDNAPMERLFRSLKTEWVPSVGYMSATLAQQDIGRFLMQRYNWQRPHQFNSGLAPAVAEEKLNAVSGIS, from the exons ATGACCAAGCAACGCCGTACCTTTACGCCCGAGTTCAAGCGAGAAGCCGCCAGCCTGGTGCTCGATCAGGGCTACAGCCATATCGAAGCAGCTCGCTCACTAGGGTTGGTTGAGTCTGCCCTGCGCCGCTGGGTCAACCAGCTCCAGCAAGAACGAGGCGGTGTCACTCCGACCAGTAAGGCGCTCACGCCCGAGCAGCAAAAAATCCAGGAGCTGGAAGCTCGGATCAATCGGCTGGAACGGGAAAAAACTATAT TTAAAAAAGGCCACCGCGCTCTTGATGGCCGAGGAACACGAGCGTTCGCGTTAATCGATCAGCTCCGCTCTGAAGAGCCTGTTGATCTGTTGTGCTCGGTATTTGAAGTCACCCGATCTTGCTACTACGCGCACTGCCGAAAACGGCGAACTCCCGACGTTGAGCGGCTGGTTTTACGCAGCCGTGTAAACGAATTGTTCACCCAAAGCCGCAGTGCCGCAGGCAGTCGAAGCATCATGTTCATGATGCGCGAGGACGGCATAGAAATCGGGCGTTTCAAGGTGCGCAAGCTGATGAGCGAAATGAAGTTGATCAGCAAGCAACCCGGCTCACATGCCTACAAAAAGGCGACGGTCGAGCGGCCGGATATTCCGAACGTGCTGGATCGAGCGTTCAGCGTATCGGCACCCAATGAGGTCTGGTGTGGTGACATCACGTATGTCTGGGCTCAAGGTCGCTGGCACTATTTGGCGGCTGTGATTGATCTGTTCGCCCGCCGCGTGGTGGGCTGGGCGTTTTCATCGAAGCCCGATGCCGACTTGGTGATCAAGGCCTTGGACATGGCCTATGAACAGCGTGGTCGGCCACAGAGTGTGCTGTTTCACAGCGATCAAGGCAGCCAATACGGCAGCCGAAGCTTCCGCCAGCGACTGTGGCGTTATCGCTTCACACAGAGCATGAGTCGGCGCGGAAACTGCCACGACAATGCGCCGATGGAAAGGTTGTTTCGCAGTCTGAAAACAGAATGGGTACCGAGCGTGGGCTACATGAGCGCTACGCTGGCACAGCAGGATATCGGCCGGTTTTTGATGCAGCGCTACAACTGGCAACGGCCACATCAATTTAACAGCGGGCTGGCGCCCGCTGTGGCCGAGGAGAAACTTAACGCAGTGTCCGGGATTAGTTGA
- a CDS encoding group II truncated hemoglobin, giving the protein MSQPAFGTADASYQAAGGIDGLRRLVDDFYRLMDENPQAQTVRQMHPQSLEASRDKLACFLSGWLGGPRLFSERYGPITIPSFHAQWPIDEQHSAIWLGCMAQAIALQDYSAEFAEYLLRQLRVPAERIVQASRARHPQA; this is encoded by the coding sequence ATGAGCCAACCTGCTTTCGGAACCGCTGATGCGTCCTACCAGGCCGCAGGGGGCATCGACGGCCTGCGCCGCCTGGTCGATGACTTCTACCGTTTGATGGATGAGAATCCCCAGGCGCAAACCGTGCGCCAGATGCACCCACAAAGCCTTGAAGCCTCGCGCGACAAGCTGGCCTGTTTTCTCAGTGGCTGGCTCGGTGGCCCGCGGCTGTTCAGTGAACGCTATGGGCCAATCACCATCCCGAGCTTCCATGCCCAATGGCCGATCGATGAACAGCACAGCGCTATCTGGCTGGGCTGCATGGCGCAGGCGATTGCCCTGCAGGATTACTCTGCCGAGTTCGCCGAGTACCTGCTGCGCCAATTGCGCGTGCCGGCCGAGCGCATCGTCCAGGCCAGCCGCGCCCGTCACCCTCAGGCCTGA
- a CDS encoding YbjQ family protein produces the protein MIITTTGTIEGREIAAYLDVVSAESVQGINVVRDMFASFRDFFGGRSQTLESALKEARIQATDEIRARARSLQADAVVGLDYEISMPSARGGMVVVFVTGTAVKLR, from the coding sequence ATGATCATCACCACCACAGGGACCATCGAAGGCCGGGAAATCGCGGCTTATCTGGATGTGGTCAGCGCCGAGTCGGTCCAGGGCATCAATGTGGTTCGCGATATGTTCGCCAGCTTTCGCGACTTTTTCGGTGGCCGTTCACAAACCCTGGAAAGCGCCCTGAAAGAAGCACGCATTCAGGCCACCGACGAAATCCGTGCCCGCGCACGCAGCCTGCAGGCCGATGCAGTGGTGGGCCTGGACTACGAAATCAGCATGCCGTCGGCGCGTGGTGGCATGGTCGTGGTGTTCGTCACCGGTACTGCGGTGAAGCTCAGGTAA
- a CDS encoding MFS transporter has translation MNTAHTPAPASWAQLLHGRNALRSIALAGGVALHAINVYIVTTILPTVIADIGGLAFYAWSTTLFVATSIIGSTLSAQLIERLGARAAFLLALALFALGSVICAAAPSMPVLLIGRSVQGLGGGILFALSYALIRLVFDERLWPRAMALVSGMWGVATLCGPAVGGVFAQGGHWRWAFWSLLPVAALLALIVISQLNNKVVARSQARPPYGLIACLVASVLAISAASLSTQLLWNLIGIGAGLAIAVLIARQDHTPGRRLLPTGAYALGTPLGALYAVMCLLIAAITTEIFVPYFLQEIHGLSPLTAGYMTAAMAAGWTVAALFSASRTAAAAERMIRFGPALIFIALLALALMTPQRPWLAQAWGLALYCLALAGVGMGIGLGWPHLLTRVLGAARPGEENLASASITTVQLYATALAAALAGLVSNSAGLVEPGGIAGAQQAASWLFGVFALAPLLALLMTWRITRSPAQALA, from the coding sequence ATGAATACCGCCCACACCCCCGCCCCCGCTTCATGGGCCCAATTGCTGCACGGGCGCAACGCCCTGCGCTCGATCGCCCTGGCCGGTGGTGTGGCCCTGCATGCGATCAACGTCTATATCGTCACTACCATCTTGCCAACCGTGATTGCCGACATCGGTGGCCTGGCTTTTTATGCCTGGAGCACCACGCTGTTCGTCGCCACCTCGATTATCGGCTCGACCCTGTCAGCGCAACTGATCGAACGCCTGGGCGCACGTGCCGCGTTTCTTTTGGCCTTGGCGCTGTTCGCTCTGGGCTCGGTGATCTGCGCGGCGGCGCCAAGCATGCCGGTACTGCTGATTGGCCGAAGCGTTCAGGGCCTGGGCGGCGGCATTCTGTTTGCACTGAGCTACGCCCTGATCCGCCTGGTGTTCGACGAGCGTTTGTGGCCGCGAGCCATGGCCCTGGTGTCCGGCATGTGGGGCGTGGCCACCCTGTGCGGGCCGGCAGTAGGTGGTGTTTTTGCCCAGGGCGGCCACTGGCGCTGGGCCTTCTGGTCGCTGTTGCCGGTGGCGGCGCTGCTGGCGCTGATCGTCATCAGCCAGTTGAACAATAAGGTCGTGGCCCGCTCCCAAGCCCGCCCCCCTTATGGTCTGATCGCCTGCCTGGTGGCGTCGGTGCTGGCAATTTCCGCCGCCAGCCTGTCGACGCAACTGCTCTGGAACCTGATTGGCATCGGCGCGGGCCTGGCCATTGCCGTGCTGATCGCGCGCCAGGACCACACGCCCGGTCGACGTTTATTGCCCACGGGCGCCTACGCCCTGGGTACGCCGCTGGGTGCGCTGTATGCGGTGATGTGCCTGTTGATCGCGGCGATTACCACAGAGATTTTCGTGCCCTACTTCTTGCAAGAGATACATGGCCTGAGCCCTCTGACGGCCGGCTACATGACCGCCGCCATGGCCGCTGGCTGGACCGTCGCCGCGCTGTTCAGCGCCAGCCGCACCGCTGCTGCGGCCGAGCGCATGATCCGTTTTGGCCCGGCGCTGATCTTCATCGCCCTGCTGGCACTGGCACTGATGACCCCACAACGGCCCTGGCTGGCCCAAGCCTGGGGCCTGGCCCTGTATTGCCTGGCCCTGGCCGGGGTGGGAATGGGCATCGGCCTGGGCTGGCCGCACCTGCTGACCCGGGTGCTCGGCGCTGCCCGCCCGGGCGAAGAGAACCTCGCCTCGGCGTCGATCACCACCGTCCAGCTCTACGCCACCGCCCTCGCCGCGGCACTGGCCGGTCTGGTCAGCAACAGCGCCGGGCTGGTCGAGCCCGGTGGTATCGCCGGTGCTCAACAAGCGGCCAGCTGGTTGTTCGGCGTTTTCGCCCTGGCGCCGCTGCTGGCCCTGTTGATGACCTGGCGCATTACCCGCAGCCCGGCCCAGGCCCTGGCCTGA
- a CDS encoding class I SAM-dependent methyltransferase: MKEAKQVYERISEQFEDFTSHASQRGVEVDTFRYMVGNVQGLDILDLACGQGFFSRQLKDWGAAHVRGVDFSPSMIYQARQANDGIAYEVRDVTQMGRIGTYDKVTAAWLFNYASSVEDLGRMFSAAAQNLKPGGHLIAYTANPAFDLGKGNFTRYGISVLDESAVNGGYRCKAQFMSTPPADFTYYRWRQDVYEDAAKAAGFSDCRWIAPLISKQRKEAREPGYWDEFESNSLQIGLICRK; encoded by the coding sequence ATGAAAGAAGCCAAGCAGGTGTATGAGCGCATCAGCGAACAGTTCGAAGACTTCACCAGCCACGCCAGCCAGCGCGGGGTCGAAGTCGACACCTTTCGCTACATGGTCGGCAACGTGCAGGGCCTGGACATTCTCGACCTGGCCTGCGGACAAGGCTTTTTCAGCCGTCAGCTCAAGGACTGGGGCGCTGCCCATGTGCGCGGCGTGGATTTTTCTCCGAGCATGATCTACCAGGCCCGCCAGGCCAACGACGGCATTGCCTACGAAGTACGCGACGTCACGCAAATGGGCCGCATCGGCACCTACGACAAGGTCACCGCAGCGTGGTTGTTCAATTACGCCAGCAGCGTCGAGGACCTGGGGCGGATGTTCAGCGCGGCAGCGCAGAACCTCAAGCCCGGCGGCCATTTGATCGCCTACACGGCCAACCCGGCGTTCGACCTGGGCAAGGGCAACTTCACCCGCTACGGCATCAGCGTGCTGGATGAGAGCGCCGTGAACGGCGGCTATCGCTGCAAGGCCCAGTTCATGTCCACGCCGCCAGCGGACTTCACCTACTACCGCTGGCGTCAGGACGTGTATGAAGACGCGGCAAAAGCCGCAGGCTTCAGCGACTGTCGCTGGATCGCGCCGTTGATCAGCAAGCAACGCAAAGAAGCCCGCGAACCGGGCTACTGGGATGAGTTCGAAAGCAACAGCCTGCAGATCGGCCTGATCTGCAGGAAGTAA
- a CDS encoding class I SAM-dependent methyltransferase, with protein sequence MSKQAVDFMEPSAYRKALDTSFVHRYSHGEDEWSWDIGMAKAARVFLAALGDPPDQRILDVGVGRGRDASEFIQAGHRVTGLDIVENSSWPLLRKRWGERLELVKSALQDWQPADGRRFDAVLDNGCFHHQHPDEWDAYLAHMRSHVRKGGLIALNVFGVDSSNPVPGWREMDNQRQGYFFTEQGIRDTLESYGFAWQELVVIERQHGDAMYLLALVRN encoded by the coding sequence ATGAGCAAGCAGGCAGTGGATTTCATGGAGCCTTCGGCGTACCGCAAGGCCCTCGATACCTCGTTCGTGCACCGCTATAGCCACGGTGAAGACGAGTGGTCGTGGGACATCGGTATGGCCAAGGCGGCGCGGGTGTTCCTCGCGGCACTGGGCGACCCGCCCGACCAGCGCATCCTCGATGTGGGTGTCGGGCGTGGCCGCGATGCCTCGGAGTTCATCCAGGCCGGACACCGGGTCACCGGCCTGGACATCGTCGAGAACTCCAGCTGGCCGCTGTTGCGCAAGCGCTGGGGCGAGCGCCTGGAACTGGTCAAGAGTGCCCTGCAGGACTGGCAGCCAGCGGATGGCCGGCGGTTCGACGCAGTGCTCGACAATGGCTGCTTCCACCATCAGCACCCTGATGAGTGGGATGCGTACCTGGCGCATATGCGCAGCCATGTGCGCAAGGGCGGCCTGATTGCCCTCAACGTGTTTGGTGTCGACAGCAGCAACCCGGTACCGGGCTGGCGCGAGATGGACAATCAGCGCCAGGGCTACTTCTTCACCGAGCAGGGCATCCGCGACACCCTCGAAAGCTACGGCTTTGCCTGGCAGGAGCTGGTGGTGATCGAGCGTCAGCATGGCGACGCCATGTACCTGCTGGCGCTGGTACGCAACTGA